A window of Microtus pennsylvanicus isolate mMicPen1 chromosome 16, mMicPen1.hap1, whole genome shotgun sequence genomic DNA:
aattattgcagcacatctttgcatcattaaacaaatattctacaacataagtaaaagtaaaacattttaaattaatatttcacactattttccccttttcatttaaattgaaacaaaaagttttaaactttaatatagtaaaactaaATACAACAAAAGCAACTATTACCTTTACAATATTTTGTCCATTAGATtaagcaaattcagagaaaatattgcaTTATCTATCTCATCTTAGTCAttccagcattttttaaaattcattagaGTTTATTTTGAATCAGACACcctatatgacatttaaatacaAGTTAATATACACATACTTAtggaatgaaattatttttatattatgcttGGAAATGGACTGTTAATATGATAATATTtccactttaaatatatatatatatatatatatatttggcagCAATGGTTACTGTGAACATGATTTCAACATTTTATACCTAAtatattttctatcataactaaagaaaactataactctaattatttagtttttaactCCATCAATGATCCCAGAAGGAAGATGTAATGTTACCTAAAAACGTAGTTATCTGGTTGCTTGGACAATCACATAAGCGGTTTGGCAACACTGAAGCACTCATCTTTGACCTACaagcctagaatatctggcagacttttcagtgaaccAGAAAATCTGAAGGGAAGGACAGTCACACGTTGTATTGACAAAGGTCATCAGTTGCTTTCCTCTGTTTCCTACAGAATGTAAGGCAGACTACTCTGTGAAATGGGAATCTCCAAGGACTGCCCTGCCTTGTCTTGGTGAAgtgcaagtctttttttttctgtcttgcctATACAGTCTGTATAATATACTTTCAAACAGTCAAGGCAAAAGCAATTTTTTGCCGAAATGGCTAGTGTTGCCTCACTGAAAGCAAATTCTATGCAGATTTTCGTTGATGCCCACCATCCTTTTGTGaaataaattggtgctgccaggagtagatgttCCTCCTCCTCATGAAATGCCCTATATTAGCAAaatactttaaatgccatattctatagatttttgaagtgtttgaagatcatttatctatctaaaatatatctctgtatgatcTTAAAATATACCAAACATATCGATGAATCTGATTGTTACAGAAGACTAATTATTGACCATTCAGTAGGgtgcatttttgtcttattgactgtgtctttgctttacagaagcttctcagtttcaggaggtcccatttatttattgttgctctcagtgtctgtgctggcATTATATTTCGGAGGTGGTCTaatgtgcccatgcattgaaggctacttaccactttctcttctatcaggttcagtttgattagatttatattgaggtttttaacccatttgcacttgagttttgtgtttggcaatagatacggatctattttcattcttctacatgttgacatccagttatgccagcacctttTGTCCGGAGGCATTACCTTACCTGACATAGAGCTCTAATAcatagctacagtaatgaaaatagcttggtattggcataaaaacagagacattgaccaatggaatcgaattgaagacctggatattaattcacacacctatgaacacccaatttttgacaaagaagtgaaaattatacaacagaaaaaaagaaagcatctttaagaaATGTAACTTTCAAATTCAATAAATAGGTAATGTTGATTTCAACGTATTTATTCTGTGTTTTAAcacctagtttggttctatgttCTTGAAATGGTTGTTTTAGTTCCTTTACTGAAGTGAGGGCTCATGAGAACAGAGGTTCAGTCTTCTCCTCCACCTGACTGTCTTGGGATGGTGTGGGTGGAACATGTTTCTTCGTTTCTAGAGCTACTTCTATCTAGCTAATCAGCTCTCTTCTTGGTTTAGCTAGAGagtagagttttttgtttgtttgtttgtttttccccccaTGCCCATGACTTTGGAGGTTACTGGTATTTCATGCTCACAATCTTGTCAAGATTAAACAGAAACAGACCCGGAGCAGCAAGCCATTACGGTGTCCTTTGAGTTTTGAGCTCCTTGGCAGGCATTCTGCTTCTCTTCAGCTTTCAGGTTCTCTGTACTTTATTCATCGGTGCCATTCACTGATTTCATTTATATTGGGTGGGAAAACAGAGTAAATCTTAGCTGCTCCCTTTCCCTGCATGCAGAATTTTGCTCTTCTACCTTTTAGTCAGTTGGAAACACTTTGGTCTGGTTTGTCCATTGTCAAGTCTACCCCTAAAGACTCTGCTCTTGTTATAAGTCAAGTtgggaaatgttttctttaagtaaAAGAGTAGcattactcatttttattaaaatgattagtatatttcagttatattttaTGACTTTTACATTTGCTGTGTGCCCCTCTGTAAGATATAATTTcttaacatatttattattttacccaGAAGGGCTTAACTTTTGTTCTACctgttgtttttgtatttatgcctttaatcaccttttttttttctttttattggtttaGACTATTTCTGCTCAGTATACTTAAATGCTTACTTGTTTCCAATACAGGAGCAGGCATTACCTACGTTCCTGTTTCCTGGTCTAGCTGTTTTCTCAATCGCTTGATATCTGCTTCGTGAAAGCATACAACATTTGGACCTACTCTTCTGCCCTCATCCACagttataaacacacacacaaacaaatacacttattttttattactttaataataataccaatccaaatttccacttcctcccctcctcccacttactAGTTCACtagaaatttgaaaattatttcatttctaccAAAGTAAATAATGTAAGAAATATTTTGTCAGTTTGGGTTGATAGTTATTTGATTACTGACTcctttgttttataaattcaGGAACAAAAAGATTACTGTAGATATTTAAATTCATAGTTATCatgagtaaaattaaaaatacagaaacagtAATTAAGCTTTCCTGGTTTGCCTATAACAATTTACTGTTCAAATGCCAAAGAAGAATCACATATGATAAGGTAAGAGAACAATGATGAGGTCACTGTTAAGGTGACAAAAATGTCAAACTGCAgtgaaagaaaattaatgaaagtAACGAGGAGAAGGGTTGTTTATCAACtgaattcacagatatccatCATTTTCCAATTTGCTCAGCTGTAAGCTAAAGGGCAAAACAGGTGAAAACTACCATTTGGAAACAACAGTTAAACCAAGACATCAGATAATTTGACAATCATTTTAGCACCTCCTAGTGGAAATGCAGTTACTTATGCCCTTGTTGGTACTGGCAGAGGTGTGGGTCCCATAATAACAGAAGCGAGTAGGCCTACATATCATCAGCTCAGATGGCTTCATAGGTCAGTCGTGCAGTAGGCTAATGATGCActtcaaaatatgaaaacaatacTATGAATAATTCTGACTCCATAAAGAGTTGGCTAGGTATCATCTTGGATTAGGAATCATTGTCTAAAAGAGAATGAagtttcagctttttaaaaaatcaaattgtaaTTGCCTAACATCAGCGTCCATTTTCTCTTCGAAATTTATACGTCCCCTATTCCCTCtcaaattgcacacacacacacacacacacacaaacacacacaaatgattaaatatataaagaaaatgtgcttaaGTTCTTTTAGTGCTACTTCCACATATGTGACTCTAGTGCTGACAACTTGATATCAGATAGCCAATGAGGAGGTTCACTCCTGTTGttgaatattgctttaactatgtgaaggtgtgttacatttgttaatgctgcatttgtttaactatggaaAGAAGTGTTGCATTGGTTTTACTTTGGCTGCagaaggtacctgattggtctggTAACAAACTGAATAGTCAAGCTATGCAGTAGAGGGGTAGACAGAATAagcaggaggaggaatctaggctccagagagaataagggagaaagagagggacaagcCCAGGTCCAGCATGTCAGGCATCTACCGGccaacagacagagagaaagcaggaagtaggACTCACagaatttaagaaatttaaaaatcctctaggcaaaatatagatgaagaaTAATGTTTTAACTAGTAACAAGACTTAGTGGTAGAAGCATAAAATAAGGTCAAGAATTCATGAGTGATAACAAGTCTGCATGttatgatttgggggctggcagtccaagaaagcctgctacacatACATGGCTTGATCttactaaagtttaaataagGTTCAAATATTTAAGCTTTGGGACATCTGTGGTGAAGACGTTAACCTTGGTGCCCAGTACACAGAAAAGTATATTAGTAAGTAATAAGCAATAAATAGACTTCATGCACAGTGAATGTATTAAATACTGATCTAATTTACAAGGACAAAATTGATTTTTTGTATAAACAACACACAACTAAAACTTGTGACTGAAATACAGTTTAATGATCGCTGCAAACAAATGCCACTAAAATATTCTACCTCCTCATTCATCACCGCATTCTTGTCACTGTCTTGAATCTCCTGCCCTTTTAAATATAACAGTACTCACATTTTAGTAATGAACTATTCAGTTTGATTTCTCAAAGAGTATCTCTACTCATGGTGTTAAAGATGGCAACAAAATGAATATCTCCATTTTATTGAAttgaaaattatcaaaattaagtAGCTTCCCAAATATACTAACCATATTTATTCCAATTAGGTTTTTCCAAAGATTAAGTCATGTTTATACTCtttaattttgaaatactttAACTTATAACCTTTAGGTGAATTTGTTAGCTAACTGACTGCCTAGCTATATGTACAATTGATTTATAGATTTTCTTGTAGCCAAGTTATATACTTATCTATTATTCTCAAACCTGAATGTAAATACATTGGTGCTGTGACAAAAGATATGGCTCCATGAATTGTATCCtctatgtgttcatgtgtaaCTGGAACTCCTATATTTCTGAGTCGGGTGACATAAATAAGTCCATCATCTCTTAGGATGTCATGTTCACATGTGATGATATAAGTTAATGGCAAATTTTGTAACTGGGAGTCATTGACTAACAAAGGTGACAGTCTACTATCCAGAAGTGCTGGATAGGAAGCATTCAGCTTCCCAAGAACAGGCTCCCTATAAACATGGTTCTTCTTATACTTCTCAGGAAGGAAGTGACTCCAGTTCACAAACTTGAACAAGTCTCTTGATCCTTCAGGCATGTGCTCATTTCTCAGTACTGCCTCTGGCAGTTCTTCATCTTCTGTTACATATGTGGTTGCCAACTTAATTGCTAACTTCCTTGACAAAAAGGGACCGTTTTCATTCTCCTGATAAGATGGTGTCCAGGTATCAATCACCTGTAGGTAAGGGTATATTATGGCTTGTGCcttaattttgtttctgtattctgGATCATTCCGTAGCTGTAAAGAAAATACATGGTGAGTATTAATGAGTCAACAGCTTTAACGAAAAAGAATTGGTAACTTTGTTTTAATGTCCTGaggtaaataaatttattaaactgAAATAGTGTCTGAGTATTGCTCTCATAATATTTACTCATGGTTTGAAAAATGAGACTCTCATTCCACCTTCTTCATACTTGGCAGCCAAACAAGACCTTGAGCTGGAGAATTCTACTAGAGATGGCAGATGGCTATATTCTAAAATACTTTTAGTTTTTGGTGAGAAGttgtttttatctatctatcacaGAC
This region includes:
- the LOC142836476 gene encoding arylacetamide deacetylase-like 2, giving the protein MGNKTLLFGLSCILLAYYTYIPIPENIEEPWKVRLIDILTKIGTLTATLFENMGLMKFEDFFFILMRTQNVEAISDENLTVIDTDFSNIPVRLYLPKRKSERPRPAVVFIHGGAYVTGSCKMRPYDIMNRMTASRLDVVVVAPDFRLPPQYLFPAALEDCIFAIKFFLQDKVLEKYGVDPAHICISGESSGGALVGSVTQLLRNDPEYRNKIKAQAIIYPYLQVIDTWTPSYQENENGPFLSRKLAIKLATTYVTEDEELPEAVLRNEHMPEGSRDLFKFVNWSHFLPEKYKKNHVYREPVLGKLNASYPALLDSRLSPLLVNDSQLQNLPLTYIITCEHDILRDDGLIYVTRLRNIGVPVTHEHIEDTIHGAISFVTAPMYLHSGLRIIDKYITWLQENL